TAACCGTGCGATCGCCCAATTGCACCTCTTTTTGCCCAATTTCTTTCATATTTTGATGAACGAACTTATGGCTATCCCCCGCAAACTCATTGTGAGGGGTAGCGTTGCTGCTTTGCCAAATATAGCTGATAAGTTCCTTGGGATGTTGGTCGCGTTGGTCTTGGTTGCGAACCGGGAAAATGAGGCGACTGTCTGTATAGTAGCTACCGTAGGGATATTCTTGGTATGCTCTTTGATATCCGGTATCGGTGGAGAGAATTTTGCTGTCGGGATGTTTTTCTAACCAAGCGCCTAATGTCGTTTTCACCGCCGGAACCCGTGGCAAGGTTTCGTTGACTTGCGGACCAACCACCCCTAGCGCCCAAGGTTGGGCAAATAAGCTATCGTCGCTGCGGTCGTACATGACCAAGCAACTTTGATAGAGTTTGCCAGAAACGCCAAAAGTGGTATCTCCCCTTTCCACCACCACGGCTGTATCGCATAAAGGGCAGTAGGTAACGCTGACGTTGGTACCGCCGATGCTATCGTTGACGATTTCATGCCAGTTTAAA
This portion of the Geitlerinema sp. PCC 9228 genome encodes:
- a CDS encoding DUF3179 domain-containing protein, encoding MKTIFKIAIASSSTVALIVGGLILRAGGWENFKLQNFHLTQHFHDQSQELGDLRKQNANPEKNSRINLDQLKNGGPPKDGIPSVDDPKFDTAETTPFDKEEKVIGVVVNGEAKAYPYGILNWHEIVNDSIGGTNVSVTYCPLCDTAVVVERGDTTFGVSGKLYQSCLVMYDRSDDSLFAQPWALGVVGPQVNETLPRVPAVKTTLGAWLEKHPDSKILSTDTGYQRAYQEYPYGSYYTDSRLIFPVRNQDQRDQHPKELISYIWQSSNATPHNEFAGDSHKFVHQNMKEIGQKEVQLGDRTVIARWDEQLQTVIVEDRQGDRIPTSPAFAFVYPAFFGNSQ